A window of the Bufo gargarizans isolate SCDJY-AF-19 chromosome 1, ASM1485885v1, whole genome shotgun sequence genome harbors these coding sequences:
- the LOC122928952 gene encoding zona pellucida sperm-binding protein 4-like, whose protein sequence is MGCCYDPDSITPCYYGNKVTARCTSDGLFSIALPNTLTVPPLNLTSVRLLQNGSLECNPTASNGYFLLYQFPISACGTTYKLVGDQAVYENQLVASKTLRTWNSIAITRDSTFRLLVRCSFAVSGLLPLKVDVVTLPPPPPVSSIGPINFELRISLDSSYITYYTGSDYPVVKVLRDPVYVEVRILQRRDPNLVLVLHQCWSTPSPDPLSSIQWPILIDGCPFTGDNYMSDVIPVAPGSALPFPSYYSRFDVKTFTFVDQNTEMPLAGQVYIHCSASACVPSPSDNCATVCNRRKRSVYMLSKKSDVVLVSSDVPIYFDNSLPEMQNDREVCAAKLSLLMGYPE, encoded by the exons ATGGGCTGCTGCTACGATCCTGACAGTATTACTCCATGCTACTATGGAAACAAAG TGACTGCCCGCTGCACATCAGACGGCCTCTTCTCCATTGCCCTTCCAAACACCTTGACTGTGCCACCGCTGAACCTGACATCTGTGCGACTGCTCCAAAATGGCAGCCTAGAATGTAATCCAACAGCTAGCAATGGCTATTTCCTCCTCTACCAGTTCCCAATTTCTGCTTGTGGAACCACCTACAAG CTGGTTGGGGACCAGGCGGTGTATGAGAACCAGCTGGTGGCATCCAAAACCTTGAGGACCTGGAACAGTATAGCAATTACCAGAGACTCCACCTTCAG ATTATTGGTTCGCTGTAGTTTTGCAGTTAGCGGCTTACTCCCATTGAAAGTGGATGTAGTGACCCTACCACCCCCACCACCTGTATCAAGTATAGGACCTATTAACTTTGAATTGAGAATCAGTTTAG ATTCCAGCTACATCACTTATTATACAGGCTCTGATTATCCAGTGGtaaaagtcctgagggatccagtgTATGTGGAGGTCAGAATCTTGCAGAGAAGGGACCCGAATCTTGTCCTTGTCCTACACCAGTGCTGGTCCACGCCATCTCCTGACCCTCTGAGCAGCATCCAGTGGCCAATACTTATTGATGG GTGTCCATTCACTGGTGACAACTACATGTCTGATGTGATTCCTGTAGCTCCAGGTTCTGCTTTACCTTTCCCTTCTTATTACTCGCGGTTTGATGTGAAGACTTTTACCTTTGTGGATCAGAACACGGAGATGCCTCTTGCAGGACAG GTATACATTCACTGCAGCGCTTCTGCCTGTGTCCCCTCTCCAAGTGACAACTGTGCTACCGTGTGTAACAGAC GTAAAAGATCTGTCTATATGTTAAGCAAGAAGAGTGATGTGGTGCTGGTATCATCAGATGTTCCCATCTACTTTGACAACTCTCTGCCAGAGATGCAGAATGACAGGGAAG